A genomic window from Cryobacterium sp. SO2 includes:
- the fdhD gene encoding formate dehydrogenase accessory sulfurtransferase FdhD, translating into MGRVTARRKITRLTVGQAPIRREDVLAVEEPLEMRVNGRSLAVTMRTPGHDVDLASGFLVSEGIISQGDHLATARYCAGATAEGVNTYNVLDLHLAPGVAAPDPSTQRNFLTTSSCGLCGKESIDAVRTKSTWDVRADAARVDAEMLTTFPDKLREAQAVFEKTGGLHAAALFNAHTGEMLVLREDVGRHNAVDKVIGWAVKENLLPLRGTVLMVSSRASFELAQKALMAGIPVLAAVSAPSSLSAEFAHEVGMTLVGFLRGDSMVIYAGEERITQGALAAV; encoded by the coding sequence ATGGGCAGAGTCACGGCACGGCGCAAGATCACCCGGCTGACGGTGGGCCAGGCGCCCATCCGCCGCGAAGACGTGCTCGCGGTGGAGGAACCGCTCGAGATGCGGGTGAACGGCCGGTCCCTCGCCGTCACCATGCGCACCCCCGGCCACGACGTCGACCTCGCGTCCGGGTTCCTCGTCTCCGAGGGCATCATCAGCCAGGGTGATCATCTCGCCACCGCCCGGTACTGCGCCGGTGCCACCGCCGAGGGCGTGAATACCTACAACGTGCTCGACCTGCACCTGGCTCCCGGCGTCGCCGCCCCCGACCCCAGCACGCAGCGCAACTTCCTCACCACCAGCTCGTGCGGCCTCTGCGGCAAAGAGAGCATCGACGCGGTGCGCACCAAGTCCACCTGGGATGTGCGGGCGGATGCGGCGCGGGTCGACGCTGAGATGCTCACGACCTTCCCCGACAAGCTGCGCGAGGCGCAGGCGGTGTTCGAGAAGACCGGCGGCCTGCACGCCGCCGCCCTGTTCAACGCCCACACCGGCGAGATGCTGGTGCTGCGCGAAGACGTGGGCCGGCACAACGCCGTCGACAAGGTGATCGGCTGGGCGGTCAAGGAGAACCTGTTGCCGCTACGCGGCACCGTGCTGATGGTGTCCAGCCGGGCCAGCTTCGAACTGGCGCAGAAGGCGCTGATGGCGGGCATCCCGGTGCTCGCCGCCGTATCGGCGCCGTCGTCGCTCTCCGCCGAATTCGCCCACGAGGTGGGTATGACGCTGGTCGGTTTCCTCCGCGGCGACTCCATGGTGATCTACGCCGGCGAGGAACGCATCACCCAGGGCGCGCTCGCCGCGGTGTAG
- a CDS encoding ThiF family adenylyltransferase, protein MALPPLVEPAGPLSPTETARLAQVRSLPQLRLPPIDDIGHRRLAAARVLVLGTSGLSAPALRSLAAAGVGTIGLADVGPLDVDALVLATTTILTLSPDTAVTAHDEDLTAESIGRILGGYDLVVDGSDLTPQPFLVGDTCAALGLPLVWGSVARGNAELSVFWSTPPRRSGQRSTRLRDFFGTDGTAVGTASAATDAGVLGALRGQAGALLAAEAIRVITGTGEPLIGRVLTIDADTGRFDAAPLPVAQPAGSGAQAESASATSTRASTEE, encoded by the coding sequence ATGGCACTTCCCCCTCTCGTCGAGCCCGCGGGCCCGCTCAGTCCCACCGAAACCGCGCGCCTGGCCCAGGTGCGCAGCCTGCCGCAGTTGCGGCTGCCCCCGATCGACGACATCGGGCACCGCCGCCTCGCGGCAGCCCGGGTGCTCGTTCTGGGCACCTCGGGGCTCAGCGCGCCCGCCCTGCGCTCGCTCGCCGCGGCCGGCGTGGGCACGATCGGGCTGGCCGATGTGGGCCCGCTCGACGTGGATGCCCTGGTGCTCGCGACCACCACCATCCTGACCCTCTCGCCCGACACCGCAGTCACGGCGCATGACGAAGACCTCACAGCCGAGTCGATCGGGCGCATCCTCGGCGGCTACGACCTGGTGGTCGACGGCAGCGACCTCACCCCGCAGCCGTTCCTGGTGGGCGACACCTGCGCCGCGCTGGGGCTGCCGCTGGTGTGGGGCTCCGTGGCACGCGGCAACGCCGAACTGTCGGTGTTCTGGTCGACCCCGCCGAGGCGCAGCGGTCAGCGCTCTACCCGGTTGCGCGACTTCTTCGGCACGGATGGGACTGCCGTGGGCACCGCTTCCGCCGCCACGGATGCCGGTGTGCTCGGCGCGCTGCGCGGCCAGGCCGGCGCGTTGCTCGCCGCCGAGGCCATCCGGGTGATCACCGGCACCGGCGAACCGCTGATCGGCCGGGTACTCACCATCGACGCCGACACCGGCCGGTTCGACGCCGCTCCGTTGCCCGTGGCGCAGCCGGCCGGCTCCGGCGCCCAGGCCGAATCGGCTTCCGCGACATCCACCCGCGCATCCACCGAGGAGTGA
- a CDS encoding DUF6457 domain-containing protein, translating into MSTKTPLPPEALDEWLAALAARLGLDADVVPTGLLLDVARDVAHNVARPAAPLSLFLVGLAAAQNGGSTADITAASAAATELALGWPAAAE; encoded by the coding sequence ATGAGCACCAAGACCCCGCTGCCGCCCGAGGCCCTCGACGAGTGGCTGGCCGCCCTGGCGGCCCGGCTCGGACTCGACGCCGACGTGGTCCCCACCGGACTGCTGCTGGATGTGGCCAGGGACGTCGCGCACAACGTGGCCAGGCCGGCCGCCCCGCTGAGCCTGTTCCTGGTGGGGCTGGCCGCAGCGCAGAACGGTGGCAGCACCGCGGACATCACCGCGGCGAGCGCCGCCGCGACCGAACTCGCCCTGGGCTGGCCGGCCGCAGCGGAGTAG
- a CDS encoding cupin domain-containing protein: protein MQKISIEALARQQLAAAGSTPSGRAADTVFGGHEKVLRQTVIGMVKGTVLAEHESPGDATVYVVSGRVRLIVGEDSWQARTGDLLIVPDARHSLEAEEDAAILLTVAKRP, encoded by the coding sequence ATGCAGAAGATCTCGATCGAGGCCCTCGCCAGGCAGCAACTCGCGGCGGCCGGCTCCACCCCGAGCGGCCGGGCGGCGGACACCGTCTTCGGCGGCCACGAAAAGGTGTTGCGCCAAACCGTCATCGGCATGGTCAAGGGCACGGTGCTCGCCGAGCACGAAAGCCCCGGTGATGCGACAGTTTATGTCGTGAGCGGGCGGGTGCGCCTGATCGTGGGGGAGGACTCCTGGCAGGCGCGCACGGGGGACCTGCTCATCGTGCCGGATGCCAGGCACAGCCTCGAGGCCGAAGAAGATGCCGCCATTCTGCTGACCGTGGCCAAACGGCCCTGA
- a CDS encoding MarR family transcriptional regulator, whose translation MPAPRCLPGDVMTEPNVLALENQVCFALTVAARTTVALYKPILEPLGLTHPQYLVMLALWEENPRTLRSLAEALRLEPATLSPLLKRLEATGHISRERSTTDERTLEVTLTEHGRELRRIAETIPERVARTLEMSPESLIALRDSLTEVIRATSAGAAPRSASHPVPVTE comes from the coding sequence ATGCCCGCCCCACGATGCCTGCCCGGAGATGTGATGACCGAACCGAACGTGCTCGCCCTGGAGAACCAGGTCTGCTTCGCCCTCACCGTGGCGGCGCGCACCACGGTGGCCCTGTACAAGCCGATCCTGGAGCCGCTCGGGCTCACGCATCCGCAGTACCTGGTGATGCTGGCGCTGTGGGAGGAGAACCCACGCACCCTGCGCAGCCTGGCCGAGGCGCTGCGGCTGGAACCGGCCACCCTGTCACCGCTGCTCAAACGGCTGGAGGCGACCGGCCACATCAGCCGGGAACGATCGACGACCGACGAGCGCACGCTTGAGGTCACCCTGACCGAGCACGGCCGCGAGTTGCGGCGGATCGCCGAGACCATTCCAGAGCGCGTGGCCCGCACCCTGGAGATGTCGCCGGAGAGCCTGATCGCGCTGCGTGACTCCCTCACCGAGGTCATCCGCGCCACCTCCGCCGGCGCGGCGCCCCGGTCCGCGTCGCATCCAGTGCCCGTCACCGAGTAG
- a CDS encoding serine hydrolase domain-containing protein: MDTQAIQTFLDDSDFSGVVLVRDGDRTIFEAARGFATPRWQVPNTLDTRFDTASITKLFTSVAVLQQVDAGRLDLEASIHEYVDLGGSAIGTDVTLLHLLTHTSGIADDVNEEAGEDYDEYWAATPNYSLIETIDFLPLFADKPRLAAPGVQVEDCNVGYILAGLAVERASGLSYRDYVREEIFARSGMADSGFFDRRDAVERVAEGWDRREDGSWVSNIYSSPAIGSPDSGAHTTAGDLMNFLNAVRGGKLLSKEYTDEFFTPQVDYDDDIKYGFGLEFDLNDNGSVRSYYKDGVNAGASGILRHYPTSGLDVVVLSNAEEGAWDLLVEIDSQF; this comes from the coding sequence GTGGATACCCAGGCGATACAGACTTTTCTCGACGACAGCGATTTCTCCGGAGTGGTGCTGGTGCGCGACGGCGACCGCACGATCTTCGAGGCGGCCCGCGGCTTCGCCACGCCGCGCTGGCAGGTGCCCAACACCCTCGACACCCGGTTCGACACCGCGTCGATCACCAAGCTGTTCACCAGCGTCGCCGTGCTGCAGCAGGTGGATGCCGGCCGGCTCGACCTCGAGGCGTCCATCCACGAGTACGTTGACCTGGGCGGCAGCGCGATCGGCACCGACGTCACCCTGCTGCACCTGCTCACGCACACCAGCGGCATCGCCGACGACGTCAACGAGGAGGCCGGCGAGGACTACGACGAGTACTGGGCCGCGACCCCCAACTACTCGCTGATCGAGACGATCGACTTCCTGCCGCTGTTCGCCGACAAGCCGCGGCTCGCCGCGCCGGGCGTGCAGGTCGAGGACTGCAACGTCGGTTACATCCTCGCCGGCCTGGCCGTGGAGAGGGCCTCCGGCCTGTCCTACCGCGACTACGTGCGCGAGGAGATCTTCGCCCGCTCCGGCATGGCCGACTCCGGCTTCTTCGACCGCCGCGACGCCGTCGAGCGGGTCGCCGAGGGCTGGGACCGCCGGGAAGACGGCAGCTGGGTCTCGAACATCTACAGCTCTCCGGCGATCGGCTCACCCGACAGCGGCGCGCACACCACGGCCGGCGACCTGATGAACTTCCTCAACGCCGTCCGCGGCGGGAAGCTGCTCTCCAAGGAGTACACCGACGAGTTCTTCACCCCGCAGGTGGACTACGACGACGACATCAAGTACGGCTTCGGCCTGGAGTTCGACCTCAACGACAACGGCAGCGTGCGTTCGTATTACAAGGACGGCGTCAACGCCGGCGCCAGCGGCATCCTGCGGCACTACCCCACGAGCGGCCTCGACGTGGTCGTGCTCAGCAACGCCGAAGAGGGCGCCTGGGACCTCCTGGTGGAGATCGACTCCCAGTTCTAG
- a CDS encoding DUF445 domain-containing protein — protein MATPSLTTSARPAPKAPLSAPDEARRIALVGMKRLALGLLLTMAVIFAVSFALEDRYPWLEYVRAAAEGGMVGAIADWFAVTALFRYPLGLRIPHTNIIANRKDEIGASLGEFVESNFLSDAVVRGKLESIGISRRLGAWLVQPVNAERLTDEIAHAGSGLLDLLSDDDIKDLLEGVAREHLLAPKWGQSLGRLGEHLVASGRHHAAVDLLLDKAQSWLESHPEAFGQAVSTRLPRWLPGFVGEMVDDKAYREVLAFVSTVQAEPEHPLREAIDRYLAELMSDLQHDDTMIERVEVLKLDLVNNAKLREFAGDAWESLKESLLIALADPDSAVRRGITSTVLDVGGRLSGDESLGTRIDRWLADAAGYVLQKYRHEIAGVITETVERWDPAETTEKIELQVGKDLQFIRINGTVVGALAGLLIFAVAQGAVVLFGL, from the coding sequence ATGGCAACACCCTCCCTGACCACATCCGCCCGGCCCGCCCCGAAGGCCCCGCTCAGCGCGCCGGACGAGGCACGCCGGATCGCGCTCGTGGGCATGAAGCGGCTGGCGCTCGGCCTGCTGCTCACGATGGCCGTGATCTTCGCCGTGTCCTTCGCGCTGGAAGACCGCTACCCGTGGCTGGAGTACGTGCGCGCCGCCGCCGAGGGCGGCATGGTGGGCGCGATCGCCGACTGGTTCGCCGTGACCGCCCTGTTCCGCTATCCGCTCGGGCTGCGTATTCCGCACACCAACATCATCGCCAACCGCAAGGACGAGATCGGCGCGAGCCTGGGCGAGTTCGTGGAGTCGAACTTCCTCTCGGATGCCGTCGTGCGCGGCAAACTCGAATCCATCGGCATCTCCCGCCGGCTGGGCGCCTGGCTCGTGCAGCCGGTGAACGCCGAACGGCTCACCGACGAGATCGCGCATGCCGGCTCCGGGCTGCTCGACCTGCTCAGCGACGACGACATCAAGGACCTGCTCGAGGGCGTCGCCAGGGAACACCTGCTGGCGCCGAAATGGGGCCAGAGCCTGGGCCGGCTGGGGGAGCACCTGGTGGCGTCCGGCCGGCACCATGCCGCTGTCGACCTGCTGCTGGACAAGGCGCAGAGCTGGCTGGAGAGCCACCCGGAGGCCTTCGGCCAGGCCGTGTCCACCCGGTTGCCGCGCTGGCTGCCCGGCTTCGTCGGTGAGATGGTCGACGACAAGGCCTACCGCGAGGTTCTCGCGTTCGTGTCGACCGTGCAGGCCGAACCGGAGCATCCGCTGCGCGAAGCCATCGACCGCTACCTGGCCGAGCTGATGAGCGACCTGCAGCACGACGACACCATGATCGAGCGGGTGGAGGTGCTCAAGCTCGACCTCGTCAACAACGCCAAGCTGCGCGAGTTCGCCGGCGACGCCTGGGAGTCGCTCAAGGAATCACTGCTGATCGCGCTGGCCGACCCGGACAGCGCCGTGCGCCGAGGCATCACCTCGACGGTGCTCGATGTGGGCGGCCGGCTCTCCGGCGACGAATCGCTGGGCACCCGCATCGACCGGTGGCTGGCGGACGCCGCCGGCTACGTGCTGCAGAAGTACCGCCACGAGATCGCCGGGGTGATCACCGAGACCGTCGAGCGCTGGGACCCGGCCGAGACCACGGAGAAGATCGAGCTGCAGGTGGGCAAGGATTTGCAGTTCATCCGCATCAACGGAACCGTCGTCGGCGCGCTGGCCGGGCTGCTGATCTTCGCTGTCGCGCAGGGCGCTGTGGTGCTGTTCGGCCTGTGA
- a CDS encoding aldose 1-epimerase family protein → MPLPAATGTQYVLTAPTTQGPATATITEVAAGLREYALNGIDLVEGFAASSVPPLGAGIVLAPWPNRIRDGVWTHDGTRHQLAITEPAQGNAIHGLLAVTAYRLVTQTANEVTLAATVYPQTGYPYQLDTTVTYTLTADGLAVTHGIRNVGGAAAPVALGTHPYLKIGDVPTGDLLLRLNAGTHIDVDSRLNPVGVTPVDGTRFDLRAGARVGDLDLDDGFGGVVVTGGVGEHSLTAPDGRRVTLWGDENMAYVQVFTPRIFPVRSAGEVKRGQAVAIEPMTAPADAFNSGQGLRWLAPGEEWVVRWGITPTGFAA, encoded by the coding sequence ATGCCGCTGCCCGCAGCCACCGGAACCCAGTACGTGCTCACCGCCCCGACCACTCAGGGACCGGCTACCGCCACCATCACCGAGGTCGCCGCGGGCCTGCGCGAATATGCGCTGAACGGCATAGACCTGGTCGAGGGCTTCGCGGCGTCCTCGGTGCCCCCGCTCGGCGCGGGCATCGTGCTCGCCCCGTGGCCCAACCGCATCCGCGACGGGGTCTGGACGCACGACGGCACCCGGCACCAGCTGGCGATCACGGAACCGGCCCAGGGGAACGCCATCCACGGCCTGCTCGCCGTCACCGCCTACCGGCTGGTCACGCAGACCGCCAACGAGGTCACGCTGGCCGCCACGGTCTACCCGCAGACCGGCTACCCCTACCAGCTCGACACCACCGTCACCTACACGCTCACCGCCGACGGCCTGGCCGTCACCCACGGCATCCGCAACGTGGGCGGCGCGGCCGCCCCGGTGGCGCTTGGCACCCACCCCTACCTCAAGATCGGCGATGTGCCCACGGGCGACCTGCTGCTGCGGCTGAACGCCGGCACCCACATCGACGTCGACTCCAGGCTGAACCCGGTGGGCGTCACGCCCGTCGACGGCACCCGCTTCGACCTGCGCGCCGGCGCCCGGGTGGGCGACCTCGACCTCGACGACGGTTTCGGCGGGGTGGTCGTCACTGGCGGCGTCGGCGAGCACTCCCTCACCGCGCCGGACGGCCGGAGAGTTACCCTGTGGGGCGACGAGAACATGGCCTACGTGCAGGTGTTCACCCCGCGCATCTTCCCGGTGCGTTCCGCCGGGGAGGTAAAGCGGGGCCAGGCCGTCGCGATCGAACCGATGACGGCGCCGGCGGATGCCTTCAACTCCGGCCAGGGCCTGCGTTGGCTGGCGCCCGGCGAGGAATGGGTTGTTCGCTGGGGAATCACCCCGACGGGTTTTGCCGCGTGA
- a CDS encoding DeoR/GlpR family DNA-binding transcription regulator, translating into MASAEHPTDRDALPAHQRREQIQRLVDERGFVRVSELSDTFGVSGVTARADLDQLESTGVLMRIHGGAVPAGRPTTTRPDREFSFEEALASSVIPKQQIGELAASLVASGQSVILDVGTTTLAIARALVARTDLTDVVVITNGLSIALALEPAIPRFTVIVTGGSLRPLQHSLVDPLAATVLSQVHADLAFIGCNGVDADGGVTNINLPEAGVKTLMLAAAARAIVVADGAKLGQVHLGRIGPLAAFDTLVTDAAADPLALAPLLDAGLAVLQPH; encoded by the coding sequence ATGGCCTCAGCCGAACATCCGACCGACCGGGATGCGCTGCCCGCGCACCAGCGCCGGGAGCAGATCCAGCGGCTCGTCGATGAACGTGGCTTCGTGCGGGTCAGCGAGCTGAGCGACACCTTCGGTGTCTCCGGCGTCACCGCCCGTGCCGACCTCGATCAGCTCGAGAGCACCGGCGTGCTGATGCGTATCCACGGCGGCGCCGTGCCGGCCGGACGTCCCACCACGACCCGGCCCGACCGGGAGTTCTCCTTCGAGGAGGCCCTCGCCTCCTCCGTCATCCCCAAGCAGCAGATCGGCGAGCTCGCCGCGTCCCTCGTCGCCAGCGGCCAGAGCGTCATCCTCGATGTGGGCACCACCACCCTGGCCATCGCGCGCGCGCTGGTGGCCCGCACCGATCTCACCGATGTGGTGGTGATCACGAACGGCCTGAGTATCGCCCTGGCCCTCGAACCGGCCATCCCGCGGTTCACCGTGATCGTCACGGGTGGCTCCCTCCGCCCGTTGCAGCACTCCCTCGTCGACCCCCTCGCCGCGACCGTGCTGAGTCAGGTGCACGCCGACCTGGCCTTCATCGGGTGCAACGGCGTCGACGCCGACGGCGGCGTCACCAACATCAACCTGCCGGAGGCCGGCGTGAAGACCCTCATGCTCGCCGCCGCGGCGCGTGCGATCGTCGTGGCCGACGGTGCCAAACTGGGGCAGGTGCACCTGGGCCGGATCGGCCCGCTCGCCGCCTTCGACACCCTGGTGACGGATGCGGCGGCCGACCCCCTCGCCCTCGCTCCGCTCCTCGACGCCGGCCTCGCCGTGCTCCAGCCCCACTGA
- the galT gene encoding galactose-1-phosphate uridylyltransferase, with product MTHIDNTTPDFVADAGITRHPHTLADGRDLIYFDDPDTTLSPERAPDLRDLGPRPPTARMRQDPLSGEWVSIAAARQNRVFLPPAHLDPLAPSTPENPSEVPSNYDVAVFENKSPSFGPLLTDDDAPTGLDDLRTIGLGRIRTSVGRCEVVCFSPATEGSFGSLSVTRARTVIEAWAERTHALSQMPGIEQVFPFENRGEAIGVTLHHPHGQIYSYPYVTPRTQRLIDSIESYGPTLFADILASEQAGDRVILRGEHWTAFVPFAARWPVEVHMLPHRHVADFAGTTLAERDELAVLYRRLLRGIDQLYSTPTPYIGAWHQAPVHAHRDTIRLMLQLTSPRRAEDKLKFLAGSEAAMGAWIGDVTPEQAADNIRAAIARSDAADAAATPTSTTGEAHS from the coding sequence ATGACCCACATCGACAACACCACCCCAGACTTCGTCGCCGACGCCGGCATCACGCGTCACCCGCACACGCTGGCCGATGGCCGCGACCTCATCTACTTCGATGACCCCGACACCACCCTGTCGCCCGAGCGCGCACCCGACCTGCGCGACCTGGGCCCGCGCCCGCCGACCGCGCGCATGCGCCAGGACCCGCTCAGCGGCGAGTGGGTCTCCATCGCCGCAGCCCGGCAGAACCGGGTCTTCCTGCCGCCGGCGCACCTCGACCCGCTCGCGCCGTCCACGCCGGAGAACCCGTCGGAGGTGCCCAGCAACTACGACGTTGCCGTGTTCGAGAACAAGTCGCCCTCGTTCGGGCCGCTGCTCACCGACGACGACGCGCCCACCGGCCTCGACGACCTGCGCACGATCGGTCTGGGGCGCATCCGCACCTCGGTCGGCCGCTGCGAGGTCGTCTGCTTCAGCCCGGCCACCGAAGGTTCATTCGGCAGCCTGTCGGTCACCCGCGCCCGCACCGTGATCGAGGCCTGGGCGGAGCGCACCCACGCGCTCTCCCAGATGCCCGGCATCGAGCAGGTGTTCCCGTTCGAGAACCGCGGCGAGGCCATCGGCGTCACGCTGCACCACCCGCACGGCCAGATCTACTCCTACCCGTATGTCACCCCGCGCACCCAGCGGCTGATCGACTCGATCGAGAGCTACGGCCCCACCCTGTTCGCCGACATCCTGGCCAGCGAGCAGGCCGGCGACCGGGTCATCCTGCGCGGTGAGCACTGGACCGCGTTCGTGCCGTTCGCGGCCCGCTGGCCCGTCGAGGTGCACATGCTGCCGCACCGGCACGTGGCCGACTTCGCCGGCACCACCCTGGCCGAACGCGACGAGCTCGCGGTGTTGTACCGCCGGCTGCTGCGCGGCATCGACCAGCTCTACTCCACGCCCACCCCGTACATCGGCGCCTGGCACCAGGCGCCGGTGCACGCGCACCGCGACACCATCCGGCTGATGCTGCAGCTCACCAGCCCGCGCCGGGCCGAGGACAAACTGAAGTTCCTGGCCGGCTCCGAGGCCGCCATGGGCGCCTGGATCGGCGACGTCACGCCCGAGCAGGCGGCCGACAACATCCGTGCCGCGATCGCACGCTCGGACGCCGCCGACGCGGCCGCAACACCCACCAGCACCACCGGAGAGGCCCACTCGTGA
- the galK gene encoding galactokinase, with protein MNDQTQSTTSGFRDRFDREPAGLWFGPGRVNLIGEHTDYNDGFVFPFAINRRAVVALALRDDRMLRVASSFTDEVVEISLDELSPETVSGWSAYPLGVAWALGEKGADLSAVAGFDAFIDSDVPIGAGLSSSAAIECATAVALDEVWNLGFDKQVLVRVGQLAENKVVGAPTGILDQSASLLGQTDSAVFLDCRSFESEVIPLGFDAAGLELLVIDTKVSHAHATGGYADRRASCETGAALMGVGSLRDLTVDDLPRATEVLDDETFRRVRHIITENQRVLDTVRVLRDEGPSAIGSLLDASHTSMRDDFEISVAELDLAVEAARAAGALGARMTGGGFGGSAIALTPHALIPAVQHAVADAFAAAGYTAPDMFVVRAAAGAARLS; from the coding sequence GTGAACGACCAGACCCAGAGCACCACGAGCGGATTCCGCGACCGGTTCGACCGCGAGCCCGCCGGCCTGTGGTTCGGCCCCGGCCGGGTCAACCTGATCGGCGAGCACACCGACTACAACGACGGCTTCGTCTTCCCGTTCGCGATCAACCGCCGCGCCGTCGTGGCACTCGCCCTGCGCGACGACCGGATGCTGCGGGTCGCCAGCTCGTTCACCGACGAGGTCGTGGAGATCTCCCTCGACGAGCTCTCCCCCGAGACCGTGTCCGGCTGGTCGGCGTATCCGCTGGGCGTGGCCTGGGCGCTGGGCGAGAAAGGCGCAGATCTGTCGGCAGTGGCCGGCTTCGACGCGTTCATCGACTCCGATGTGCCGATCGGCGCCGGGCTCTCCTCCTCGGCCGCGATCGAGTGCGCCACCGCCGTGGCCCTCGACGAGGTCTGGAACCTCGGCTTCGACAAGCAGGTGCTCGTGCGCGTGGGCCAGCTGGCCGAGAACAAGGTCGTGGGCGCGCCCACCGGCATCCTCGACCAGTCGGCGTCGCTGCTCGGCCAGACCGACTCTGCTGTGTTCCTGGACTGCCGCAGCTTCGAGTCCGAAGTCATCCCGCTCGGTTTCGACGCCGCAGGCCTCGAGCTGCTCGTGATCGACACCAAGGTGAGCCACGCGCACGCCACCGGCGGCTACGCCGACCGGCGCGCCTCCTGCGAGACGGGCGCCGCCCTGATGGGCGTGGGGTCGCTGCGCGACCTCACCGTGGACGACCTGCCCCGGGCCACCGAGGTGCTCGACGACGAGACCTTCCGCCGAGTGCGGCACATCATCACCGAGAACCAGCGGGTGCTCGACACTGTGCGGGTGCTGCGCGACGAGGGCCCCAGCGCCATCGGTTCGCTGCTGGATGCGTCGCACACCTCGATGCGCGACGACTTCGAGATCTCGGTCGCCGAGCTCGACCTCGCGGTTGAGGCGGCCCGCGCGGCCGGCGCCCTCGGCGCCCGCATGACCGGCGGCGGCTTCGGCGGCTCGGCCATCGCGCTCACTCCGCACGCGCTCATCCCCGCCGTGCAGCACGCCGTGGCGGATGCCTTCGCGGCCGCCGGCTACACGGCACCCGACATGTTCGTGGTGCGTGCCGCGGCCGGGGCGGCCCGCCTCTCCTAA
- a CDS encoding YbaK/EbsC family protein: protein MVNTAHPAVDRVRRALNAQGLDPEIRWFDDAATTAVAAAAALGIEVGAIANSLVFTLDGTPLLVLTSGAHRVDTAWLGERLGGTIGRASKDLVKEATGQVIGGVAPLGHPAPIRTLVDEDLAGYPVVWAAAGHAHTVFPTSFAELLRLTGGTASPVVPEVDPSAR, encoded by the coding sequence ATGGTGAACACCGCGCATCCGGCCGTCGACAGAGTGCGGCGTGCACTGAACGCGCAGGGGCTCGACCCCGAGATCCGCTGGTTCGACGATGCTGCCACGACCGCGGTCGCGGCTGCGGCTGCCCTGGGCATCGAGGTGGGCGCGATTGCGAACTCGCTGGTCTTCACCCTCGACGGCACCCCGCTGCTGGTGCTCACCTCCGGCGCACACCGGGTGGACACGGCCTGGCTAGGGGAGCGGCTTGGCGGCACCATCGGGCGTGCCTCCAAAGACCTCGTCAAGGAGGCCACTGGGCAGGTGATCGGCGGGGTCGCACCTCTCGGGCATCCGGCACCGATTCGCACGCTGGTCGATGAGGACCTCGCGGGCTACCCCGTGGTCTGGGCCGCTGCCGGCCACGCCCACACGGTGTTCCCGACCTCGTTCGCCGAGCTCCTGCGCCTCACCGGCGGAACGGCGTCTCCGGTGGTCCCTGAGGTCGACCCATCCGCGCGTTGA
- a CDS encoding gamma carbonic anhydrase family protein: protein MTADSAARLIVLPDRPGPQVAETAFVAAGAVLVGNVSLAEHASVWYNAVLRAEAEPIRIGAGSNLQDNVSCHVDDGFPLIVGRDVSVGHGAVLHGCTVEDGALIGMAATVLNGAVIGAGSLVAAGAVVLEGTIVPPGSLVAGVPAKVRRELTPAEIDGIRHNAEAYLGHAALHRLATRE, encoded by the coding sequence ATGACCGCCGACAGCGCTGCCCGCCTCATCGTCCTGCCCGACCGACCGGGGCCGCAGGTGGCCGAGACTGCGTTCGTCGCCGCCGGCGCCGTGCTGGTGGGCAACGTGAGCCTCGCCGAACATGCGAGCGTCTGGTACAACGCGGTCCTGCGCGCCGAGGCCGAGCCCATCCGCATCGGCGCCGGCTCGAACCTGCAGGACAATGTCTCCTGCCACGTCGACGACGGTTTCCCGCTGATCGTCGGCCGCGATGTGTCGGTGGGCCACGGCGCGGTGCTGCACGGCTGCACGGTCGAGGACGGTGCGCTGATCGGCATGGCCGCCACGGTGCTCAACGGGGCCGTGATCGGCGCCGGGTCACTCGTGGCCGCCGGTGCCGTGGTGCTCGAGGGCACCATCGTGCCGCCGGGCTCCCTCGTGGCCGGCGTGCCGGCCAAGGTGCGCCGGGAGCTCACGCCCGCGGAGATCGACGGCATCCGCCACAACGCCGAAGCGTATCTGGGTCACGCGGCCCTACACCGCCTCGCGACCCGTGAGTAA